Proteins from one Oncorhynchus gorbuscha isolate QuinsamMale2020 ecotype Even-year linkage group LG18, OgorEven_v1.0, whole genome shotgun sequence genomic window:
- the LOC124004200 gene encoding uncharacterized protein LOC124004200, whose protein sequence is MESHSGGSVPASKYSSVKYYIPPETYVTPSQDGEHSGTEQAGGTETRPRTGVSSTQYIPKAGDHLNFQIPRKNKEKRALFQYVSSESREFEDILTILSSNYREASSNGMFMYTKPRLVHSELLEKDFVEKRRELKQDGRTEKELEETHCFLMADTTKLPWICEKGLLVGHSWITALGNPSKGVYLSKNSDLLQINPFNPGVMGEIIIFKVIKGKVKSIYENMSKNLLDPTPKFDSHFSKNASKVTSLTSYRAYELTQQYFYEYDFDELKARPRHVCPYAVVSFQFKGKDAPLQAKPIAPLRSNSQTSEGSTGRSKYTVWSGELVNEGRAVSQVSFCSFSPPFLPFKLPEKLELGLVMCIDQVNQMIPSALFSWNLYAGSHEVLKNGTYCSLLEVVDKSKSGDCLAALLQGLETQRLVLVHALADKGFLFLLSSVQMAAPTERRDGWKRGLQALFVFQESRDVTKYNTNCPATQEPLQSSFSHDTVMPQLKSFVPALHHALVKVRCNPPADLSAGVEHQARDYLSGLHDGKLRHVPMTEYDVKLDDRGKLFPAPKHHKLNMEGYLRSYVYSPNLYTMPVVRAKEMMESYCVVPDNISPVTDCEGGSRASGDKPVVGSKVKPNGPTAAQPPAVQVNLSPFQSRTDSNPQKVKELINLILKCRKNAEGDVRKRGEAQGGAKEGAGLLDPRGLKRKLERETAERTLKYLKKASQERGGVDSRPAEGGQNPSCLSSLMLHSVGLKDVDLRRDGSEAAVKLLKMLTSLKNAAGQQPQSSDGRGGGSREGAEQTEALLFDRMIKLGLPPNQDIDLRKRPSGGLQDKADYLEEQAAGSMSSLEGFSPSSNGETPRRLHSQCQGEEQIPWVLIPITGLKWKKYCQREKDNPQDPRFVPQIPMATSSYPRCVPERRERNVTPTLEEPPEPSPSPPLEEHPEPSPSPPLEEASPCPSPCPSPYPSPYPSPCSSPYPSPIEDDEQLAETPCDPTEITNNEKTTTDETNQSLLLVPVTPESTSLPEKSSSPSPEPGPAEEPIHTNPIEAGQEQAEEPIHTSPMEAGQEQAEEPTHTSPIEAGQEQAEEPTHTSPIEAGQEQAEEPTHTSPMEAGQEQAEEPINTSPIEAGQEQAEEPTHTSPIEAGQEQAEDPNTIEVEQEEEVKEVEEQVKEGDKEEEDLMEVLDGVEEQLEEGELVEEENEHVETELKQTGQVSPRPPSSIPPIQNPPVQRPVLTRVESILDQQFSDFSTEMQILLLRESVHYSSSLLHTQNASQQLPVHPLLHFSEYVSFYNSSPPMQAYVTSLRDRMGTIINVQDQWIPGMLATQPALVSSITNRHHANHSPPTTTYWNHSFCGPVSQPVPSQRLSPASTPGLAVSQSVPSQRISPASTPGLAVSQSVPSHRLSPQSVPSRHSPGLFGPDSSNSYSSLPVSHFNNNNRTMIPSSSFPGTAYSPTLYHNPPQTQMGLPQLSSSLAPLSLQPLDSQWTTSTQNPDSGGRLGTCKPSDMSKANNWTTTTQNTDFDVRGLRAKFTPQTSAMFEAKDDVVMLDQPVSEATVAAPPPPRTQMIDSLSGVGGPVVEPVPGPGPASPSAISSLISQLKPELFSNLVEIIKDVQKNSVQFYIHTQEREVSHHIKEYLQRLGNVERSPVSFLERENRMDKLMVLIQNKDIAAHIHKIPALVRLKRQPSVIFAGVDSLDDVKNHTYNELFVSGGFVVSDEFVLNPDYITHERLRVILMFLDQQNSAESVWRWRVHWKTQKKLKEQSRFKSEARKILNLLTTYQKKNIVEFLPYHECDAPSRPAPDLDCLLKLQAQHIQQRHIIFLTESHFEMFPHYSSTGIVIANINDIMHNFGGLVGFHDIRDKRSTSVDLIAAATTVREEKHVLEEPILLDSPSSPDRLVDRLSTPLNEDDFRPSLPDQLVPDAGTPMELNFQALKEAISQFKADKAARSQMAPQEVDGERPESPPGPRIPGLGTDSPGCLGDSGVGFLTPGFTPSPVSLLGPVPLHSSQSPAGIQKEVGLTPTWQAKEATLSSLHSKLGLSVTAGAEVTSDMSLCGSQGRLNTFSSHRDPLAGIVTEGHGESGATPSNTNDPPGPEPPRSQGENTKPSPVEGSLQGGGGMTDKSPSSPLPGPPGPRAAAPRPVGGGDYIAAATDRLAQAARQQQRNGLLPMPNTLFLNSNLGMSIFQRPMLNRLEGPAGRGGIRPLMPNAIGWARIGQAGGSESCLWGLQQQNMGLGRHTFPSRLMGNPHHPWGSNQTANQGRGNGPWKR, encoded by the exons ATGGAGAGCCACAGTGGTGGCAGCGTCCCTGCATCGAAATACAGCTCAGTGAAATATTACATCCCACCCGAGACTTACGTTACACCAAGTCAAGATGGCGAGCACTCTGGTACCGAGCAAGCTGGTGGTACCGAGACTAGACCGAGAACTGGAGTGTCTTCTACGCAATATATTCCAAAGGCGGGGGACCACTTGAACTTTCAAATACCGAGAAAGAACAAAGAAAAGAGAG CCTTGTTCCAGTATGTGTCGTCAGAGTCCCGGGAGTTTGAAGACATCTTGACCATCCTGTCATCCAACTACAGAGAAGCCAGCTCCAACGGGATGTTCATGTACACCAAGCCAAGACTGGTCCACAGTGAGCTGCTGGAGAAGGAC TttgtagagaaaaggagagagctgAAGCAGGATGGGAGGACGGAGAAGGAACTGGAGGAGACTCATTGTTTCCTGATGGCTGACACCACCAAG CTGCCATGGATCTGTGAGAAGGGCCTGCTTGTGGGGCACAGCTGGATCACAGCTCTGGGGAACCCCTCCAAGG GTGTTTATCTGTCTAAAAACTCAGACCTACTGCAGATCAATCCTTTTAACCCTGGAGTCATGGGAGAGATCATCATATTCAAGGTCATCAAG ggtaaaGTGAAGAGCATCTATGAGAACATGTCAAAGAACCTTCTGGACCCCACGCCCAAGTTTGACAGCCATTTCTCCAAAAACGCCAGCAAAGTGACATCTCTCACCTCCTATAGAGCATACGAGCTTACTCAG CAATACTTCTATGAGTATGACTTTGATGAGCTGAAGGCTCGGCCGAGACACGTGTGTCCCTATGCAGTGGTCTCTTTCCAGTTCAAAGGCAAAGATGCTCCTCTTCAAGCCAAGCCCATAGCTCCCCTGAG GTCAAACAGCCAAACGTCTGAAGGAAGTACAG GCAGGAGTAAATACACAGTGTGGAGTGGAGAGCTGGTGAATGAGGGTAGAGCAGTGTCCCAGGTCTCTTTCtgctccttctcaccccccttcctGCCTTTCAAACT GCCTGAGAAGCTGGAGTTGGGTCTGGTGATGTGTATAGACCAGGTGAATCAGATGATCCCCTCAGCTTTGTTCTCCTGGAACCTGTACGCAGGCAGCCACGAAG TGTTGAAGAATGGAACCTACTGTAGTCTGCTGGAGGTAGTGGACAAGAGCAAGTCAGGTGACTGTCTGGCAGCACTGCTACAAGGCCTGGAAACACAGAGACTG GTGCTTGTCCACGCGTTGGCTGACAAAGgattcctcttcctcctgtcttcAGTTCAGATGGCTGCTCCAACTG aaagaagagatgggtgGAAAAGAGGCCTTCAAGCACTCTTTGTTTTTCAAGAGTCGAGGGATGTGACAAAATACAATACAAACTGTCCAGCTACCCAGGAGCCTTTGCAGTCGTCATTTTCCCATGACACTGTGATGCCCCAGCTTAAAAGCTTTGTCCCGGCTCTGCATCATGCCCTGGTCAAGGTGCGCTGCAACCCGCCTGCTGACCTCTCGGCCGGGGTCGAGCACCAGGCCAGGGACTACCTAAGTGGACTTCACGATGGAAAG ctCCGCCACGTTCCCATGACTGAGTACGACGTCAAGCTGGATGACCGAGGGAAGCTGTTCCCGGCTCCAAAACACCACAAGCTCAACATGGAGGGTTACCTGCGCTCCTACGTCTACAGCCCTAACCTCTACACCATGCCCGTGGTCCGGGCCAAGGAGATGATGGAGAGTTACTGTGTTGTGCCTGATAACATCAGCCCTGTGACTGATTGTGAGGGTGGTAGTAGGGCCAGCGGGGACAAGCCAGTGGTAGGATCAAAGGTCAAGCCTAATGGTCCCACTGCTGCCCAGCCTCCGGCGGTCCAGGTTAACCTCTCTCCGTTTCAGTCTCGCACTGACTCCAACCCTCAGAAGGTGAAGGAGCTGATCAACTTGATACTGAAGTGTCGGAAGAATGCAGAGGGGGAtgtgaggaagaggggagaggcgCAGGGAGGAGCGAAGGAGGGGGCAGGCCTGTTGGACCCCCGAGGGCTGAAGAGGaagctggagagggagactgcagAGAGGACTCTGAAGTACCTGAAAAAGGCCTCACAGGAGAGGGGCGGAGTGGACAGCAGACCAG CTGAAGGGGGCCAGAACccgtcctgtctgtcctctctgatGCTCCACAGTGTGGGTCTGAAAGACGTGGACCTGAGGAGAGACGGATCAGAGGCTGCAGTCAAGTTACTGAAAATGTTAACCAGCCTGAAGAATGCTGCAGGGCAACAGCCACAGAGTTCTGACGGCAGAGGAGGAGGGTCAAGAGAGGGGGCGGAGCAAACTGAAGCTCTGCTGTTTGATAGGATGATCAAGCTGGGTCTGCCGCCCAATCAGGACATTGACCTGAGGAAACGACCTTCTGGGGGCCTACAGGACAAGGCTGACTACTTGGAG gagcaggcagcaggcagtATGAGCAGTCTGGAAGGCTTCAGCCCCAGTTCCAATGGTGAAACACCCAGGAGATTGCACTCGCAATGTCAGGGGGAGGAGCAGATTCCATGGGTCCTCATCCCCATTACAG GGCTGAAGTGGAAGAAGTACtgccagagagagaaggacaaccCTCAGGACCCGCGCTTCGTACCCCAGATCCCCATGGCAACCAGCAGCTACCCCCGCTGTGTTCCGGAGCGAAGGGAAAGAAACGTCACCCCTACCCTAGAGGAGCCCCCAGAGCCTAGCCCCAGTCCTCCCCTAGAGGAGCACCCAGAGCCTAGCCCCAGTCCTCCCCTAGAGGAGGCCAGTCCCTGTCCCAGTCCCTGTCCCAGTCCCTACCCCAGTCCCTACcccagtccctgctccagtccctaCCCCAGTCCCATAGAGGATGATGAGCAATTAGCTGAAACCCCCTGTGACCCCACAGAAATAACCAACAATGAAAAGACAACCACAGATGAGACAAACCAGAGCCTCCTTCTGGTCCCTGTTACTCCAGAGAGCACCAGCCTCCCAGAGAAAAGCAGCAGCCCCTCCCCTGAGCCAGGGCCAGCTGAAGAACCAATCCATACTAACCCCATAGAGGCTGGTCAGGAACAAGCTGAAGAACCAATCCATACTAGCCCCATGGAGGCTGGTCAGGAACAAGCTGAAGAACCAACCCATACTAGCCCCATAGAGGCTGGTCAGGAACAAGCTGAAGAACCAACCCATACTAGCCCCATAGAGGCTGGTCAGGAACAAGCTGAAGAACCAACCCATACTAGCCCCATGGAGGCTGGCCAGGAACAAGCTGAAGAACCAATCAATACTAGCCCCATAGAGGCTGGTCAGGAACAAGCTGAAGAACCAACCCATACTAGCCCCATAGAGGCTGGCCAGGAACAAGCTGAAGACCCAAACACAATAGAGgttgaacaggaggaggaggttaaagaGGTAGAGGAACAGGTCAAGGAGGGAGATAAGGAGGAGGAAGACCTGATGGAAGTGCTAGATGGGGTGGAAGAGCAGCTGGAGGAAGGGGAATTAGTGGAGGAAGAGAACGAACATGTGGAGACAGAGTTGAAACAGACAGGGCAGGTGTCACCCAGACcaccctcctccattcctcccatCCAGAATCCTCCTGTCCAGAGACCTGTTCTGACCAGAGTGGAAAGTATCCTGGACCAGCAGTTCAGTGACTTCTCCACAGAGATGCAGATCCTCCTGCTCAGAGAGAGCGTCCACTACAGCTCATCGCTCCTCCATACCCAGAATGCTTCACAGCAGCTCCCGGTGCATCCGCTCCTGCACTTCTCGGAGTACGTCTCCTTCTACAACTCGTCCCCTCCAATGCAGGCCTACGTCACCTCGCTCCGAGACCGCATGGGCACCATCATAAACGTACAGGACCAATGGATTCCCGGCATGTTAGCCACCCAACCTGCCCTGGTCTCGTCTATCACTAACCGCCACCATGCTAACCACTCTCCTCCAACCACTACATACTGGAACCATTCTTTCTGTGGCCCTGTGTCTCAGCCTGTCCCCAGCCAgcgcctctctcctgcctctactcctggccttgctgtgtcacagtctgtccccagccagcgcatctctcctgcctctactcctggccttgctgtgtcacagtctgtccccagccaccgcctctctcct cagtctgtcccaagtcgtcactctcctggcctgtttggtcctgatagctcaaactcttacagttctctacccgtgtctcattttaataataataatcgcacaatgattccctcttcatcgtttcccggcACGGCCTATTCTCCTACTCTCTACCACAACCCACCACAGACACAGATGGGACTACCGCAACTCAGCTCCAGTCTAGCCCCCCTGTCCCTCCAACCACTGGACAGTCAATGGACAACTTCAACACAGAACCCTGACTCAGGCGGGAGACTGGGAACCTGCAAGCCAAGTGATATGTCAAAAGCAAATAAttggacaacaacaacacagaacactGACTTTGATGTCCGAGGGCTACGAGCAAAGTTCACGCCGCAAACAAGTGCAATGTTTGAAGCAAAAGATGATGTCGTAATGTTGGATCAGCCGGTTTCAGAAGCCACCGTGGCGGCTCCACCTCCTCCTCGCACTCAGATGATTGACAGTTTGTCAGGGGTGGGCGGGCCAGTGGTAGAGCCTGTCCCAGGGCCAGGTCCCGCCTCCCCTTCAGCCATCAGTAGTCTGATCAGCCAGCTGAAGCCTGAGTTGTTCAGTaacctggtggagattataaaggATGTCCAGAAGAACTCTGTCCAGTTCTACATCCACACACAGGAGAGGGAGGTCTCCCACCACATCAAG GAGTACCTCCAGAGGTTGGGTAACGTGGAACGCAGTCCTGTGAgtttcctggagagagagaaccggATGGACAAACTAATGGTTCTCATCCAGAACAAGGACATTGCAGCGCACATTCACAAG ATCCCGGCGCTGGTGCGGTTGAAGAGGCAGCCGTCGGTGATCTTCGCTGGAGTAGACAGTCTGGACGATGTGAAGAACCACACCTACAACGAGCTGTTTGTCTCTGGGGGATTTGTCGTCTCAGATGAGTTTGTCCTAAACCCTGACTACATCACTCACG AGCGTCTGCGGGTGATTCTGATGTTCCTGGACCAACAGAACTCAGCAGAGAgtgtgtggaggtggagggtccactGGAAGACCCAGAAGAAACTCAAGGAACAGTCCAG GTTTAAAAGTGAAGCCAGGAAGATCTTGAACCTACTGACCACGTACCAGAAGAAAAACATTGTGGAGTTCCTGCCATACCATGAGTGTGACGCTCCATCTCGCCCCGCCCCCGACCTGGACTGTCTCCTCAAGCTGCAGGCACAGCACATTCAGCAACGACACATCATCttcctcacag AGAGCCACTTCGAGATGTTCCCCCACTACTCCAGTACTGGCATCGTCATCGCCAACATCAACGACATCATGCACAACTTCGGTGGCCTAGTTGGTTTCCATGACATCAGAGACAAGCGGTCTACCTCAGTAGACCTCATAGCTGCAGCTACTACAG TCCGAGAGGAAAAGCATGTGCTGGAAGAACCGATCCTTCTGgactccccctcctccccagaTCGCCTGGTGGACCGCCTGTCCACTCCGCTAAACGAGGACGACTTCCGTCCATCCCTCCCCGACCAGCTTGTTCCTGACGCGGGGACACCCATGGAGCTCAACTTCCAGGCCCTGAAGGAGGCCATCTCTCAGTTCAAGGCTGATAAGGCTGCTCGCTCACAGATGGCACCTCaagaggtggatggggagagacCAGAGTCCCCACCAGGACCAAGGATTCCTGGCCTGGGTACAGACTCACCAGGGTGTCTAGGGGACTCTGGAGTTGGTTTCCTCACTCCTGGTTTCACCCCTTCCCCGGTCTCTCTCCTTGGTCCTGTCCCTCTCCACTCCAGCCAGTCCCCTGCTGGGATCCAGAAGGAAGTGGGACTGACCCCCACATGGCAGGCTAAAGAAGCTACCCTCTCCTCACTCCACTCTAAGCTCGGTCTGAGTGTAACTGCTGGTGCCGAGGTGACCAGTGACATGTCTTTGTGTGGCTCCCAGGGCAGACTGAACACTTTCAGCAGCCACCGGGATCCTTTAGCTGGCATTGTCACTGAGGGTCATGGGGAGTCGGGGGCCACACCCAGCAACACTAACGACCCCCCAGGCCCTGAGCCTCCAAGGTCCCAGGGGGAGAACACTAAACCCAGCCCAGTAGAAGGCAGCCTCCAGGGGGGAGGAGGAATGACTGACAAATCCCCTAGCAGCCCCCTCCCTGGTCCTCCAGGTCCCAGGGCAGCAGCCCCCCGGCCAGTTGGTGGTGGGGATTACATAGCGGCAGCGACAGACAGACTGGCACAGGCAGCCAGACAGCAGCAGAGAAACGGCTTGTTACCCATGCCTAATACACTGTTCCTTAACAGTAACCTTGGCATGAGCATATTCCAAAGGCCCATGTTGAATAGGCTGGAAGGACCTGCAGGACGGGGGGGTATTAGACCATTGATGCCTAATGCCATTGGCTGGGCTAGGATTGGCCAGGCAGGGGGGTCAGAGTCCTGTCTATGGGGCCTTCAGCAGCAGAACATGGGGCTGGGGCGCCACACGTTCCCTTCACGACTGATGGGTAACCCTCATCACCCCTGGGGTAGTAACCAGACTGCTAACCAGGGGCGTGGGAATGGTCCTTGGAAGCGGTGA